The following proteins are encoded in a genomic region of Sesamum indicum cultivar Zhongzhi No. 13 linkage group LG8, S_indicum_v1.0, whole genome shotgun sequence:
- the LOC110012401 gene encoding uncharacterized protein LOC110012401 produces the protein MRSKLPSLAWGHTILLDGSIDRYNSRLIAKGYNHIEGIDYFDSLSPVAKVVTVCIFIAIAAAYSWPLLQLDVNNTFLQGHFDVEVYIFPPEGYSKAADGLSLVVYVDNVLLTGNSMEAIDAVKLYLDNLFTIKDLGFAKYFLELKLARFSHGTYVSQCKYLLNIVRDCHLTDAKLAATPLPTSIKLDVVSGSLFAAPAHFKRLVGRFLYLAFSRPEIFFVV, from the exons ATGAGGTCAAAACTGCCTTCATTAGCATGGGGGCATACAATTTTGCTTGATGGATCCATTGATCGTTACAACTCTCGCCTTATTGCTAAAGGCTATAACCACATCGAGGGCATTGATTACTTTGATAGTCTCTCTCCTGTTGCTAAGGTGGTTACAGTTTGCATTTTCATTGCCATTGCTGCAGCTTATTCTTGGCCTCTGTTGCAACTGGATGTTAACAACACTTTCCTCCAAGGACACTTTGATGTGGAGGTCTACATCTTTCCACCTGAAGGCTACTCCAAAGCTGCTGATGGACTTT CTTTGGTTGTCTATGTCGACAACGTGCTTCTGACAGGGAACTCTATGGAGGCCATAGATGCTGTCAAGCTTTATTTGGACAACCTCTTCACCATCAAGGACTTGGGCTTTGCTAAATACTTCTTGGAGCTTAAACTAGCCCGTTTTTCGCATGGCACCTATGTCTCCCAATGCAAGTATCTTCTTAACATTGTTCGTGATTGCCACTTAACTGATGCTAAGCTTGCTGCGACACCTCTGCCTACCAGTATCAAGCTTGATGTTGTCTCTGGCTCACTCTTTGCGGCCCCAGCTCATTTCAAACGCCTGGTTGGACGCTTCCTCTACCTGGCCTTCTCACGCCctgaaattttctttgttgtctAG